In a single window of the Burkholderia contaminans genome:
- a CDS encoding porin: MKNKKIKVSVIAVAAFAASSAAMAQSSITLYGMLDAGIGYTSNINGHSRYGLDGGAAGSNKWGLRGTEDLGGGLKAIFKIENGFNIGTGGIGGQGPIGSTRSLFNRQAYVSLASDQYGTVRLGRQLDAVTEMVQVLTGDAISASTFSTPGDVDNNDNTTNQNSAVKYISPLIHGFQAEGAYSFGGVAGSTGSGQSWSVAANYAQGGLTVAGGYFRAVNQGANGWTNATAQPSFGGALGYPSSGYNGGNAFKSAGIAQVATQYQIGPYTAGLRYSNAQYQGNAGQPSIHFNVLGALLQYQVTPALSLATGYTYVYGSAATPALAAEGRTMASINQVSLGATYSLSKSTALYAMGGYVHAKGAQASVADFGNTASGGNQLQVNIGMYHGF; encoded by the coding sequence ATGAAAAACAAGAAAATCAAGGTCAGCGTTATCGCTGTTGCCGCCTTCGCAGCATCGTCGGCAGCGATGGCACAGTCGTCGATCACGCTGTATGGCATGCTCGATGCAGGTATCGGCTACACGTCGAACATCAACGGTCACAGTCGGTACGGCCTCGATGGTGGTGCCGCCGGTTCGAACAAGTGGGGCCTCAGGGGAACGGAAGATCTCGGCGGCGGCCTCAAGGCGATCTTCAAGATCGAAAACGGCTTCAACATCGGTACGGGCGGCATTGGCGGCCAGGGGCCTATTGGTTCCACGCGTTCGTTGTTCAACCGCCAGGCATACGTATCCCTCGCTTCCGATCAGTACGGTACCGTGCGGCTGGGGCGCCAGCTCGACGCCGTGACGGAAATGGTTCAGGTCCTGACGGGCGACGCCATTTCGGCGTCGACATTCTCGACCCCGGGCGACGTGGACAACAACGACAACACGACGAACCAGAACAGCGCAGTGAAGTACATTTCGCCGCTGATTCACGGTTTCCAGGCTGAAGGCGCGTACTCGTTCGGCGGCGTGGCCGGTTCGACGGGTTCGGGCCAATCGTGGTCGGTGGCCGCGAACTACGCTCAGGGTGGTCTGACGGTCGCCGGCGGCTACTTCCGTGCTGTCAACCAGGGAGCGAACGGGTGGACGAACGCCACGGCGCAACCCAGTTTCGGTGGTGCGCTGGGCTATCCGAGTTCGGGTTACAACGGCGGGAATGCATTCAAGAGCGCGGGCATCGCGCAAGTCGCCACTCAATACCAGATTGGTCCGTACACGGCTGGCTTGCGCTACTCGAACGCGCAGTACCAGGGCAACGCTGGCCAGCCGTCGATCCACTTCAACGTGCTGGGCGCCCTCCTGCAGTACCAGGTCACCCCGGCACTGTCGCTGGCGACCGGGTACACGTATGTGTACGGTTCTGCGGCCACGCCCGCGCTGGCTGCCGAAGGCCGCACGATGGCGTCGATCAACCAGGTGTCGCTGGGTGCGACGTACTCGCTGTCGAAGAGCACCGCGCTGTACGCGATGGGCGGGTACGTTCATGCCAAGGGCGCTCAGGCTTCCGTCGCCGACTTTGGCAACACCGCATCGGGCGGCAACCAGCTTCAAGTCAACATCGGCATGTACCACGGCTTCTGA
- a CDS encoding cytochrome b, producing MSQPTHVAYTRFAIAMHWSIAILILLNLMIGIYMDTFPHNSTQFNGILFYHASIGSLIFMLTVPRLAWRATHTPPPLPPSVPAWQARIAGALHGVLYLLLCLVPLTGYVHRLAGAHPVSFFGITELPVLVGRDEPLRLLTDSLHRALVLTLGLLLVMHVAAGLKHKFVDRDGVAERMGI from the coding sequence ATGTCACAGCCCACCCACGTCGCCTACACACGCTTCGCGATCGCCATGCACTGGTCGATCGCCATCCTGATCCTGTTGAACCTGATGATCGGGATCTACATGGATACCTTTCCGCACAACTCGACTCAGTTCAACGGCATCCTGTTCTATCACGCGTCGATCGGCAGCCTGATCTTCATGCTGACCGTGCCCCGCCTCGCGTGGCGTGCGACGCATACGCCGCCGCCGCTGCCGCCCAGCGTTCCGGCGTGGCAGGCGCGGATCGCCGGCGCACTGCACGGCGTGCTGTACCTGCTGCTGTGTCTCGTGCCGCTGACCGGCTACGTGCATCGCCTCGCCGGCGCCCATCCGGTCAGCTTCTTCGGAATCACGGAATTGCCGGTGCTGGTTGGCCGCGACGAACCGCTGCGACTCCTGACCGATTCGCTGCATCGCGCGCTGGTGCTGACGCTTGGCCTGCTGCTGGTCATGCACGTCGCGGCCGGGCTGAAACACAAGTTCGTCGATCGTGACGGTGTCGCGGAGCGGATGGGAATCTGA
- a CDS encoding LysR family transcriptional regulator, with protein sequence MIPTDLPDLKLLQLFDLLYDTRSVTRAAEQLGQSQPTVSIWLARLREHLHDPLFIRTPGGMAPTPQADALIGPCREILESLRRFSAWEIDFDPATAQRRFRICMTDASHVTLLPRLLAYVRAQAPRVRLEAARIDGNTERALESGEADLAIGYVPWLSGGIYQQQLYEQDWVCLANRHHPRIRKRLGVNAYRTEGHVAITGGTGTALLEQALVRERIERQVVLELPGFLGLGAIVQTTDLITTLPRHIGETLAQASDLSVHPCPIPVAGFAVRQHWHARYHQEAGNRWLRSVVARLFGMSGADVTG encoded by the coding sequence ATGATCCCGACCGATCTGCCCGACCTCAAGCTGCTGCAATTGTTCGACCTGCTCTACGACACGCGCAGCGTCACGCGCGCGGCCGAACAACTCGGTCAGAGCCAGCCGACCGTCAGCATCTGGCTCGCGCGGTTGCGCGAGCATTTGCACGATCCCCTCTTTATCCGGACGCCCGGCGGCATGGCGCCCACACCGCAAGCAGATGCGCTGATCGGCCCGTGTCGGGAAATTCTCGAATCGTTGCGGCGCTTCTCGGCCTGGGAAATCGACTTCGATCCAGCGACCGCGCAGAGACGTTTTCGCATCTGCATGACCGATGCGAGTCACGTGACGCTGCTGCCGCGCCTGCTCGCATACGTGCGCGCGCAAGCGCCTCGCGTGCGCCTGGAAGCTGCGCGGATCGACGGCAACACGGAACGCGCGCTCGAATCCGGCGAGGCCGATCTTGCGATTGGATACGTGCCGTGGCTGAGCGGCGGCATCTATCAGCAACAGCTCTACGAGCAGGATTGGGTATGCCTTGCGAATCGCCATCATCCGCGTATTCGCAAGCGGCTCGGCGTCAACGCGTATCGCACCGAAGGCCATGTAGCGATCACGGGAGGAACGGGCACGGCGCTGCTCGAGCAGGCGCTCGTGCGCGAGCGCATTGAACGGCAGGTGGTGCTTGAACTGCCCGGTTTCCTGGGGCTCGGCGCCATCGTGCAGACCACCGATCTGATCACGACCTTGCCGCGCCATATCGGCGAGACGCTGGCTCAGGCCAGCGATCTTTCGGTCCATCCATGCCCCATTCCCGTCGCGGGCTTCGCCGTTCGGCAACACTGGCACGCGCGCTACCATCAGGAGGCCGGCAATCGCTGGCTACGTTCGGTCGTCGCCCGGCTGTTCGGCATGTCTGGCGCGGACGTCACAGGCTGA
- a CDS encoding ketopantoate reductase family protein, producing the protein MKIAILGAGALGCAIGATLTEGGHETWLIDRSPEHVNAMRAHGLRVDDASGTRQVQVRATTRPDEAGVAEVVIVLVKSFHTDAAIRGAQALVGPETRVLSLQNGLGHEDILADAVGRERVLAGKTYVGGVLRGIGHIESGVVGKHTIIGELDGRVTDRVRRIADAFSNAGLDTQVSDNIVGTMWDKLLVNVATGALTGITSLTYGQLYDEPLLKATSLAAVAEAIAAAKAAGVTLSMNDPEQAWLLAAEGLPAAFKTSMLQSLEKGSVTEIDFINGSVVRWGARYGVPTPVNATLVACIKGIERAMVDRRKAEAQA; encoded by the coding sequence TTGAAAATTGCCATTCTGGGTGCCGGCGCGCTGGGCTGCGCGATTGGCGCGACACTCACCGAAGGCGGCCACGAGACCTGGCTGATCGACCGCTCGCCCGAGCATGTCAATGCGATGCGAGCCCACGGCCTGCGTGTCGACGACGCGAGCGGCACGCGCCAGGTACAAGTCCGCGCGACTACCCGGCCGGACGAAGCGGGGGTGGCCGAGGTCGTGATCGTGCTCGTCAAGTCGTTCCATACCGATGCGGCGATTCGCGGCGCCCAAGCGCTGGTGGGGCCTGAAACACGGGTGCTGTCACTGCAAAACGGCCTCGGCCACGAAGACATCCTTGCCGACGCCGTAGGCCGCGAACGTGTGCTCGCGGGCAAGACCTATGTGGGTGGCGTACTGCGCGGCATCGGGCATATCGAGTCGGGCGTCGTCGGCAAGCACACCATCATCGGCGAACTGGACGGACGCGTGACGGATCGCGTTCGACGTATTGCCGACGCATTCAGCAACGCGGGCCTCGACACGCAGGTAAGCGACAACATCGTCGGCACCATGTGGGACAAGCTGCTCGTGAATGTCGCGACGGGCGCGCTGACCGGCATCACGTCGCTGACTTACGGCCAGCTTTATGACGAGCCGCTGCTCAAGGCCACTTCGCTGGCGGCCGTCGCGGAAGCGATCGCGGCCGCGAAGGCGGCAGGCGTCACACTTTCGATGAACGATCCGGAGCAGGCGTGGTTGCTTGCCGCCGAGGGTTTGCCCGCTGCGTTCAAAACGTCGATGCTGCAAAGCCTCGAAAAAGGTTCCGTGACCGAAATCGACTTCATCAACGGCTCGGTCGTGCGCTGGGGCGCGCGTTACGGTGTGCCGACGCCTGTCAACGCCACGCTGGTTGCGTGCATCAAGGGCATCGAGCGCGCGATGGTCGACCGCCGGAAAGCGGAGGCGCAAGCATGA
- a CDS encoding VOC family protein, with the protein MSQPKAYLEHVAVFVSDIHWHIRFFEEVFGMTMREVDGTTEAPRQYWTLGGMQFIHQPDFSGPEGRLGHLGIMCEDVEASLAAARRYDVQPMPQGANWLRLPDGLAVEFIQAKPVRCVEQALAIDPRAEA; encoded by the coding sequence ATGAGCCAGCCGAAAGCCTATCTCGAACACGTCGCCGTCTTCGTGAGCGACATCCACTGGCACATCCGCTTTTTCGAGGAGGTGTTCGGCATGACGATGCGCGAGGTCGACGGCACGACCGAAGCGCCGCGCCAGTACTGGACGCTTGGCGGCATGCAGTTCATCCACCAGCCGGATTTTTCGGGCCCCGAAGGGAGGCTTGGCCATCTCGGCATCATGTGCGAGGACGTCGAAGCGTCGCTTGCCGCCGCCCGCCGCTACGACGTGCAGCCCATGCCGCAAGGTGCGAACTGGTTGCGTTTGCCCGATGGCCTTGCCGTCGAATTCATTCAGGCGAAACCCGTGCGCTGCGTGGAGCAGGCGCTCGCCATCGATCCGCGCGCGGAGGCATGA
- a CDS encoding MaoC family dehydratase, producing MTIVEKYWDDAREGDECVSPSYTVTKERILAYADLTGDHTPVHVDEAYANASHFGCLVAHGLFGLSIADGLKTRSDYRFVPGMSLGWSWDFVLPIKVDDVLHVKFRIGAMRPSKSRPDWGIVTLPSELINQHGEVVQRGEHRLMVPRRPGAER from the coding sequence ATGACCATCGTCGAAAAATACTGGGACGACGCACGCGAAGGCGACGAATGCGTGAGCCCGAGCTACACCGTTACGAAGGAGCGCATTCTCGCGTATGCCGATCTCACGGGCGATCACACCCCTGTGCACGTCGATGAAGCGTATGCGAACGCGAGCCACTTTGGCTGCCTTGTTGCGCATGGACTGTTTGGTCTTTCGATTGCCGATGGCCTGAAGACCCGGAGCGATTATCGCTTTGTGCCGGGCATGTCGCTGGGTTGGAGCTGGGACTTCGTTCTGCCGATCAAGGTCGATGACGTGCTGCATGTGAAGTTTCGCATTGGCGCGATGCGCCCGAGCAAGAGTCGCCCGGACTGGGGCATCGTGACGCTTCCGTCGGAGCTGATCAATCAGCACGGCGAAGTCGTGCAGCGAGGCGAGCATCGTCTGATGGTGCCGCGCCGGCCGGGGGCTGAACGATGA
- a CDS encoding CaiB/BaiF CoA transferase family protein: MKQARPLEGIRVVDYSHFLAGPYVGRCLAALGAEVIKVERPGGGDAGRQHATVLDDRSSGYFLQLNMGKRGVSVNMKDPRGKAFMERLCDSADVFVENYRPGALDKLGLGYEALSARNPGLVYCSISAYGHTGPDAHRAGFGLIAEAKSGIMQMVGTPGDRPPLLRISLGDMYTGIHAVAAINAALLGRVKSGRGQHIDMALYDTLVSMHEYAVQCYTLADVLPEQTGHDMPGSTLYGVFRATDGDLVIAAQVDDAWKRFASLIEASGGPRGFGADERFHNSVGRNAHRLEILGVVEPWVAARTVTQILELLDGIDVPCAKVQRIDEVIADPQIQARGMIVEQEHPRYGTLRLPNLPFRFSGCDTTIREVAPDLGQHNTEVAQSLGFTPAEIDAMQTDGVLFDK; this comes from the coding sequence ATGAAACAGGCTCGTCCACTCGAAGGGATACGTGTCGTCGACTACAGCCACTTTCTCGCGGGTCCGTATGTGGGGCGTTGCCTCGCGGCACTGGGCGCGGAAGTGATCAAGGTCGAGCGACCCGGCGGCGGCGACGCGGGACGCCAGCACGCGACCGTGCTCGACGATCGCTCGAGCGGCTATTTTCTGCAGCTCAATATGGGCAAGCGCGGCGTCAGCGTGAACATGAAGGACCCGCGCGGAAAGGCCTTTATGGAGCGGCTGTGCGATTCGGCCGACGTATTCGTGGAGAATTACCGGCCCGGCGCGCTCGACAAACTCGGGCTGGGCTACGAAGCGCTTTCCGCGCGCAATCCAGGGCTGGTCTACTGCTCCATTTCCGCGTATGGCCACACGGGGCCGGACGCCCATCGCGCGGGTTTCGGACTGATCGCCGAGGCCAAGAGCGGCATCATGCAGATGGTCGGCACGCCGGGCGATCGGCCGCCGCTGCTGCGTATTTCGCTCGGAGACATGTACACGGGCATTCACGCGGTCGCGGCCATCAATGCGGCACTGCTCGGCCGCGTGAAAAGCGGGCGAGGGCAGCACATCGACATGGCCCTTTACGACACGCTCGTCTCGATGCACGAATATGCAGTGCAGTGCTACACGCTTGCCGATGTGCTTCCCGAACAGACCGGGCACGACATGCCCGGCTCGACGCTTTATGGCGTGTTTCGCGCGACCGATGGCGATCTGGTGATCGCCGCGCAGGTGGACGATGCCTGGAAGCGCTTCGCGTCGCTGATCGAAGCGAGCGGCGGGCCCCGCGGCTTCGGCGCCGACGAGCGGTTTCACAATAGCGTGGGACGCAATGCGCATCGGCTGGAGATTCTCGGCGTGGTCGAGCCGTGGGTAGCCGCGCGCACGGTGACGCAGATTCTCGAACTGCTCGACGGCATCGATGTGCCTTGCGCGAAGGTGCAACGCATCGACGAAGTGATCGCCGACCCGCAAATTCAGGCACGCGGCATGATCGTCGAACAGGAGCATCCGCGTTACGGCACGCTGCGCTTGCCGAATCTGCCGTTCCGGTTTTCCGGGTGCGATACCACGATTCGCGAGGTTGCCCCCGATCTGGGCCAGCACAATACCGAAGTCGCGCAATCGCTGGGTTTCACGCCCGCCGAGATCGATGCGATGCAAACCGATGGCGTGCTGTTCGACAAGTGA
- the aroE gene encoding shikimate dehydrogenase, producing the protein MSDTYAVIGNPIGHTKSPLIHGLFAEATQQAMHYTAIEGPCEPDDAFAVTVRNFIAAGGKGMNITAPFKLAAFDMADERSERATLAGAANAFKFEGDRILAENFDGIGLLRDIEVNLHTPLAGKRVLLLGAGGAARGALLPFLGAGPAQLVMANRHVEKAQALALQLASYGPITACAYGELDRMGRFDLVVNATSASLTGDLPPVPPGVFSPHGTAYELAYGKRLTPFLRLARDAGVAGVADGVGMLVEQAAEAFAWWRGVRPETQAVIDLLTVPLDRV; encoded by the coding sequence ATGAGCGATACCTATGCGGTGATCGGCAATCCGATTGGCCATACGAAATCCCCGCTGATTCATGGTCTTTTCGCCGAAGCGACGCAACAGGCGATGCACTACACGGCCATCGAGGGGCCGTGCGAACCGGATGATGCGTTCGCGGTAACGGTGCGGAACTTTATCGCGGCCGGCGGCAAGGGCATGAACATCACGGCACCGTTCAAGCTCGCGGCGTTCGACATGGCCGATGAGCGCAGCGAGCGCGCGACGCTCGCAGGCGCGGCGAATGCGTTCAAGTTCGAGGGGGATCGGATTCTCGCGGAAAACTTCGACGGCATCGGTCTGCTGCGCGATATCGAGGTGAATCTTCACACGCCGCTCGCGGGCAAGCGTGTGTTGCTGCTCGGTGCCGGCGGCGCGGCGCGCGGCGCGTTGCTTCCGTTCCTGGGCGCGGGCCCCGCGCAACTGGTGATGGCGAATCGTCACGTCGAGAAAGCGCAAGCGCTGGCATTGCAATTGGCTTCGTACGGCCCGATAACGGCGTGCGCTTACGGGGAGCTCGACCGCATGGGCCGCTTCGATCTGGTGGTCAACGCGACGTCCGCGAGTCTGACAGGCGATTTGCCGCCCGTGCCGCCCGGCGTTTTCAGCCCGCATGGTACGGCTTATGAACTGGCCTATGGCAAGCGCCTCACGCCGTTCTTGCGACTGGCGCGCGATGCGGGGGTCGCCGGCGTAGCCGATGGTGTCGGCATGCTGGTGGAGCAGGCGGCGGAAGCCTTTGCGTGGTGGCGCGGCGTGCGCCCCGAGACGCAAGCGGTGATCGACCTGCTTACCGTTCCGCTGGATCGAGTGTGA
- a CDS encoding cupin domain-containing protein yields MHLQTGNLFTTEGQRGDDEQIDLLVTGQRLNVERIVSMGHTSPDGFWYDDARAEWVVLLSGAAVLEFEAGPARHEMHPGDYVLIEPHCRHRVAWTHEETQTVWLAIYYER; encoded by the coding sequence ATGCACCTTCAAACCGGCAACCTGTTCACCACGGAAGGCCAGCGCGGCGACGATGAACAAATCGACCTCCTTGTCACCGGGCAGCGTCTGAACGTCGAGCGAATCGTATCGATGGGGCACACGAGCCCCGACGGCTTCTGGTATGACGACGCACGCGCCGAATGGGTCGTGCTGCTATCGGGCGCGGCCGTACTCGAATTCGAAGCAGGCCCGGCGCGTCATGAAATGCATCCCGGCGACTACGTGCTGATCGAGCCGCATTGCCGTCATCGCGTCGCGTGGACGCACGAAGAAACGCAAACCGTCTGGCTTGCGATCTATTACGAACGTTGA
- a CDS encoding H-NS family nucleoid-associated regulatory protein, with the protein MATYKELKAQMEALAEKAEAARAAEFQAIVDDIRTKVAEFGITEKDIFGTRRGRPAKQASAPVQAKYRDPKTGATWSGRGRAPAWIKDAKNRNRFLIQE; encoded by the coding sequence ATGGCAACGTACAAGGAACTGAAAGCTCAAATGGAAGCTTTGGCCGAGAAAGCCGAAGCTGCACGTGCTGCGGAATTCCAGGCGATCGTCGACGACATCCGCACCAAAGTTGCGGAATTCGGCATTACCGAGAAAGACATTTTCGGTACGCGTCGTGGTCGACCGGCCAAGCAAGCGTCCGCCCCGGTGCAGGCAAAGTATCGCGACCCGAAGACCGGAGCAACCTGGTCGGGCCGCGGTCGCGCGCCCGCATGGATCAAGGACGCGAAGAATCGCAATCGATTCCTGATCCAGGAATAA
- a CDS encoding RidA family protein yields MNRDDKLTQVATEFGFNPDEEIRIGGKYTPILVDGNTAYVAGQIPRIGDVVHFVGIVGESVSLDEGRRAAGVSALRALSLIRKHCGTLDAIATVPRITVYVRSAPGFTMQSEVADGASDMLYAVLGDAGVHTRTSVGVLQLPKGASVEVDFIFGLKHGDVGI; encoded by the coding sequence ATGAACCGAGACGATAAGCTGACACAGGTCGCGACCGAATTCGGCTTCAATCCGGACGAGGAAATCAGGATTGGCGGAAAGTACACGCCCATTCTGGTCGACGGGAATACGGCCTACGTTGCGGGCCAGATTCCGCGGATCGGCGACGTGGTGCATTTCGTGGGCATAGTGGGGGAATCCGTTTCGCTCGACGAAGGTCGCCGGGCCGCCGGCGTATCGGCGCTGCGTGCGTTGTCGTTGATCAGGAAGCACTGCGGCACGCTCGACGCGATAGCGACAGTGCCGCGCATCACCGTCTATGTGCGAAGCGCACCCGGCTTCACGATGCAAAGTGAAGTCGCCGATGGTGCATCCGACATGTTGTATGCGGTGCTTGGCGACGCAGGCGTTCATACGCGTACGTCGGTCGGTGTGCTGCAATTGCCCAAAGGGGCTTCGGTGGAGGTCGATTTCATTTTCGGGCTGAAGCATGGCGATGTCGGTATCTGA
- a CDS encoding histidinol-phosphate transaminase, translating into MQQPWKDIALPDLPLREDLKSQHAYGAPQLDVPVCLNVNENPYPPSAALVERIATAVADAARAANRYPDRDFAELRAHLAAYLTHDTGVTIDASRVWAANGSNEVIQQVLQAFGGPGRSALAFTPAYPMYDEYCRTTFTRLHTLPRTRDFALDLGQALDSIREHQPSVVLLTSPNNPTGTALPVDDIRAILDVAPGIVVVDEAYAEFRRRGVPSAVTLLPDHPRLIVTRTLSKAFKFAGGRVGYCACAPAIVEALKRVRLPYHLSAFTQAAACAALAARDEMLSQVEAIKAERDSTVAWLRGLGLTVADSDANFVMFGEFADRHRIWSGLLRHGVLIRESGPPAYLRVSIGTGAEMAAFRAALLDVMALE; encoded by the coding sequence ATGCAACAGCCCTGGAAAGACATCGCCTTGCCGGATTTACCGCTCCGCGAGGACCTCAAGTCGCAGCACGCGTACGGGGCGCCGCAGCTCGATGTGCCGGTCTGCCTGAACGTCAACGAGAACCCCTATCCGCCGTCGGCCGCGCTCGTCGAGCGCATCGCGACCGCGGTGGCCGACGCCGCGCGCGCGGCGAACCGCTATCCCGACCGCGATTTTGCCGAGCTGCGCGCGCATCTGGCGGCATATCTGACGCACGACACCGGCGTGACGATCGACGCATCGCGCGTCTGGGCGGCCAACGGCTCGAATGAAGTGATCCAGCAGGTCCTGCAGGCATTCGGCGGCCCCGGGCGCTCGGCGCTGGCCTTTACGCCCGCGTATCCCATGTATGACGAATACTGCCGCACGACTTTCACGCGCCTGCATACGTTGCCGCGCACCCGGGATTTCGCGCTGGATCTGGGTCAGGCGCTCGACAGCATCCGCGAGCACCAGCCGAGCGTCGTACTGCTGACGTCGCCGAACAACCCGACCGGCACCGCGCTGCCGGTCGACGATATCCGCGCGATACTCGACGTCGCGCCGGGCATCGTCGTCGTCGACGAAGCCTATGCGGAATTCCGGCGTCGCGGCGTCCCCAGCGCGGTGACGCTGCTGCCGGACCATCCTCGGCTCATCGTCACCCGCACGCTGAGCAAGGCGTTCAAGTTCGCGGGCGGCCGCGTCGGGTATTGCGCGTGCGCGCCTGCGATCGTCGAAGCGCTGAAGCGGGTTCGATTGCCCTACCACCTGTCCGCCTTCACGCAGGCGGCGGCCTGCGCGGCACTGGCCGCACGCGACGAGATGCTGTCGCAAGTGGAGGCGATCAAGGCCGAGCGCGATTCGACCGTCGCGTGGCTGCGTGGTCTGGGCCTGACGGTGGCCGATTCCGACGCCAACTTCGTGATGTTCGGCGAGTTTGCGGATCGGCACCGGATCTGGAGCGGACTCCTGCGTCACGGGGTCCTGATCCGGGAGTCCGGGCCGCCGGCGTATCTTCGCGTGTCGATCGGCACCGGCGCGGAGATGGCCGCGTTTCGTGCTGCGCTGCTTGACGTGATGGCGCTCGAATAA
- a CDS encoding helix-turn-helix transcriptional regulator has protein sequence MNGLIPSAWIDDVYAAALGDQRWETVLDGLRSWVGVRMVTLLSFDDAARVPAIEQAAGDDASWVAACYNTYNTEFYRYDPVVPVAADWPAGRWFEDVKHLSAHQRAHSAFYQEFLHPFGLGSISGLYIHRSEGSGAFLSVQGGLESQGLSDDQRHAIENMGMHISRALQIQARIGELEARVAAAESVLDAIPVPVFLLDAQRELRYTNRAADQLIAAEPALRVVNGRFAPEGCVDDAQWRQAHARGGLLLRRTTGEPLPLALMPVPEQSRLMRERPGVATLMTAADLRSPSARAQRLRVFYGLSSAEADLAVLLCCDGLSPQECAGLRGVSIGTIRTQIKSIYAKTAVARAAQLTSLVMQT, from the coding sequence ATGAACGGGTTGATTCCATCCGCATGGATCGATGACGTCTACGCTGCGGCGCTGGGCGATCAGCGATGGGAAACGGTGCTGGACGGGCTGCGATCGTGGGTCGGCGTGCGCATGGTCACGCTGCTGTCTTTCGACGACGCGGCGCGGGTGCCGGCAATCGAGCAGGCGGCGGGTGACGACGCGTCATGGGTCGCCGCGTGTTACAACACCTACAACACCGAGTTCTATCGGTACGACCCGGTCGTGCCGGTCGCCGCCGACTGGCCGGCGGGCCGCTGGTTCGAGGACGTCAAGCACCTCTCCGCGCACCAGCGAGCGCACAGCGCGTTCTATCAGGAATTCCTTCACCCGTTCGGGCTCGGCAGCATCTCGGGCCTGTACATCCATCGCAGCGAGGGCTCGGGCGCATTCCTCAGCGTCCAGGGCGGCCTCGAATCGCAGGGGCTGTCCGACGATCAGCGCCATGCGATCGAAAACATGGGGATGCACATCAGCCGCGCGCTGCAGATCCAGGCGCGGATCGGCGAGCTCGAGGCGCGCGTGGCCGCCGCCGAATCGGTGCTCGATGCGATTCCGGTGCCGGTGTTCCTGCTCGACGCGCAGCGTGAGCTGCGCTACACGAATCGCGCGGCCGATCAGCTGATCGCGGCGGAACCGGCGCTGCGGGTCGTGAACGGGCGATTCGCGCCGGAAGGCTGCGTCGACGATGCGCAATGGCGGCAAGCGCACGCGCGCGGTGGGCTGTTGTTACGGCGCACAACGGGCGAACCGCTGCCGCTGGCGCTGATGCCGGTGCCCGAGCAATCGCGCCTGATGCGCGAGCGGCCGGGCGTCGCGACGCTGATGACGGCCGCCGACCTGCGTTCGCCGTCGGCCCGCGCGCAGCGGCTGCGTGTGTTCTACGGGCTGTCGTCGGCCGAGGCTGATCTTGCCGTGCTGCTGTGTTGCGACGGGTTGTCACCGCAGGAATGCGCCGGGTTGCGCGGCGTGTCGATCGGCACGATCCGCACGCAGATCAAGTCGATCTACGCGAAAACGGCGGTGGCGCGGGCGGCGCAGCTGACGTCGCTGGTTATGCAGACGTGA